The stretch of DNA GATTGAATGGAGTAGATACCATACCGCGGTAACTAAATATGAAATCGATAATTATTTACCGATTTTGTAGTCGATTAATTAACGCTGGCGAATCAGGACGTACCCCGCAGCCACAATGTACGCTGGCATCCGTAAGGGTGTATGCAATACACTCCTACTCGCTGTTATGAAAGATGATTCGAATATAACGCTGTGTAATTTATAATGAAAAACATTTTAAGTTTCGATATTGAGGAGTATTTTCAAGTTTCCGGGTTGGAGGCTGGCGTTGACCGGGCTGGTTGGGATAAGTATGAATCGAGGGTAGAAAAAAGTACCCAAATAATCTTACGGATATTACTAACAAAAAACGTAAAAGCTACATTCTTTGTTCTGGGCTGGATTGCCGAAAGATATAAAGAGCTGATTAAAGAAATCGCCGAGCAGGGACATGAAATTGCCTGTCATGGCTACGACCATAAGCTGATATATAATATGCCATCCGACCAGTTTCGTGATGATATCAAGCGAACTATTGATATATTGGAATCTGTTACCGGCAGGAAAATACAGGGTTATCGGGCGCCGAGTTTCTCTATTTCGGCGGATGATATCGAACGCTTTAAAATCTTATCCAGACTGGGGATTACATACGATTCATCGCTATTCCCTATGAAACATTTTCGCTATGGCAAAGCGCAGTCTATACCGTTAAAACCGTTTGATATTAAAAACGGGGACAGGGTTATTTTAAAGGAGTTTCCAATAACTGTCGTTGAGTTTCTGGGAAAGCGGATTCCTGCCGGCGGCGGCGGTTATTTTCGATTATTTCCCAACTGGTTTCTTAACCGTAATTTTAAAAAAGTAAATAATGATAACAGACCGGTTATAATTTATCTTCACCCTTGGGAATTTGACCCTAATCAGCCAAAAATATCCGGGGCAGGTTATGGCAACACTTTCAGGCATTATTTGAATATAGACAAGACTAAGTCCAAACTGGAAATGGTTTTAGACAGGCTTGAGTTTGGTTCGTTTCAAGATTATATACAATCGCTATCAAAATAAAAGGGAGCATTACGCTCCCTGTGATTATCAACAACAGCTTTAGGTCTGAGTTAATCTTAATATCGCGGCGGCGCTGTTTCTCCGCCGGTATTAAATGATATTTTCATACAAAGATATATAAAATCGAAATTATGATTGCTGTTCAATTCTTCGCCTTCATAGGTTATTCTATTCCAATCAGCATTACCGGTATTATACAGCACTTCAAATTCATATATAGTTTTAGCGTAAGGATTAGAACATAAACCTAAACCAGCCGTGAAAAATATATCGGATTCAAAAGATTCATTCTTTATTTGTTCGCGCGACCAGCTATGAGCATTTGGCTTAAAGGCGCCGCCTCCGCCAACAATATACAATTTCCCATCGTTGACATTATAAACATTAAGTCTGATTAATCCGCCATATTGCACAAAATTATAACTGATGCTGCCCGATGAACTTTGAGACGATGAGCCAAATCTATAGTATTTAAAAAAAGGACCCAGAGAAAGATTATTAAGCAGCGCATATCTTAGCTCGCCGCCAAAACCAAATCCGGATTCGCTTTTCAAGGTTGTATCAGTAGAGAAATCACCGACTGGAGCGGTTAATCCAATATCAATGCTGGCAATAAAACTGCCTGCTTTTTGCGCGAAAATTTGCCCGGGAACCATGATAATTACAACGAGAATCAAAACTAAGCGCTTACACATTAAAACTCCTTTGTTGAATATACCAATATCTCTCCCGGCGCTTAAGTTTAATATAATATTTTTTAATGACAATTCAAGATATATTTTACATTACTATGAAATATTTATTAATTGCTTTCCGGGTCTTTTAAAATTACAAGGCTAATCATTAATCTCTTCCGGTTGACAAGCTTCAACCGGACAAACCTCGGCGCAATTTCCGCAATCAGTGCATAACTCCGCAATAATAACATACTTAGGGTCGCCGATAATTATAGCGTTTTCGGGACATTCGGATATGCAGACATCACATAAAATGCACTCATCATTTATAATATAAGCCACTCGATTTAACTCCAATAGTTAAAATAAAAACAACCTGTTAGAAGTCCACTTGCCAAAATCATGAATTCTCAACACAGTCATAATTTTTGAGTATAAAATTTAAAAACGTGTTGTCAAGTAAAATTCTAATAATTTAAAAAAATCATAAAAACTTTTTTCTTGCCCGCTTGTATATATAAGAAGTATACTTTAAACTATAGTT from Candidatus Zixiibacteriota bacterium encodes:
- a CDS encoding DUF3473 domain-containing protein yields the protein MKNILSFDIEEYFQVSGLEAGVDRAGWDKYESRVEKSTQIILRILLTKNVKATFFVLGWIAERYKELIKEIAEQGHEIACHGYDHKLIYNMPSDQFRDDIKRTIDILESVTGRKIQGYRAPSFSISADDIERFKILSRLGITYDSSLFPMKHFRYGKAQSIPLKPFDIKNGDRVILKEFPITVVEFLGKRIPAGGGGYFRLFPNWFLNRNFKKVNNDNRPVIIYLHPWEFDPNQPKISGAGYGNTFRHYLNIDKTKSKLEMVLDRLEFGSFQDYIQSLSK
- a CDS encoding outer membrane beta-barrel protein, with the protein product MCKRLVLILVVIIMVPGQIFAQKAGSFIASIDIGLTAPVGDFSTDTTLKSESGFGFGGELRYALLNNLSLGPFFKYYRFGSSSQSSSGSISYNFVQYGGLIRLNVYNVNDGKLYIVGGGGAFKPNAHSWSREQIKNESFESDIFFTAGLGLCSNPYAKTIYEFEVLYNTGNADWNRITYEGEELNSNHNFDFIYLCMKISFNTGGETAPPRY
- a CDS encoding 4Fe-4S binding protein is translated as MAYIINDECILCDVCISECPENAIIIGDPKYVIIAELCTDCGNCAEVCPVEACQPEEIND